The Rathayibacter caricis DSM 15933 genomic sequence CTCCGAGGCCTCGGCGGTCTCCTGCGGGGCGGGCGCGGCCGAGGGCTGCGCGTCGCTCGAGGGACTCCGGCGGGCCATGGACCTCACGCTCTCCGCGCTCCGAACGGAGCGCATCCGTCCATTCAACCCGATTCCGGAGCCGCTGCGAGCCGCGGGCCGGGATCCGTGGAGGCGTGCAGCCTGCCTACGATGGTCGGATGCCCCGTATGGCCGTCGTCTCGGCGCACACCTCCCCCCTCGAGCAGCCGTCGACGGGGGACGCGGGCGGGATGAACGTGTACCTCGCCGCGGTGCTGCCGGAGCTCGCCCTGCGGGGCTGGGACGTGGTGGTGCTGACCCGCGGCGAGGAGTCCGGCCGGCTCGCTCCCGGCGTCGAGGTCGTGGGCGTGCCGGTCGGGGCGGGCGACAAGTACGCGCTGGCGCAGGCCGCCCCCGTGTTCGCGCGAGCCGCGGCGGGAGCGGACGTGGTGCACTCGCACTACTGGGTCTCGGGACTGGCGGGAGCCCTGACCGGGCTGCCGCACGTGCACTCGATGCACTCGAGCTCGCTGGCGAAGAACGCGCGCCTCGCCCCCGGCGACTCGCCCGAGCCGCCCGAGCGGATCGAGGCCGAGCGCTCGGTGCTCGCTTCGGCCGACGCCGTGGTGGTCGCGGGCGCGGCCGAGCGGGCGGACGTCGAGGGCGGCTACGGCGTGGATCCGTCGCGCGTCGTCGTCGTGCCGCCGGGGGTCGATCCGCGGTTCCGTCCCGGGGGCGGCGAGCGCGCCGACGAGATCGTGCTCGTCGGCCGGGTCCAGCCGCTCAAGGGGCAGCTGCTCGCGGTGCAGGCCCTGGCCCGGATCCCGGTCGCGGAGCGGCCCCTCCTCCGGATCGTCGGCGGACCCGCGCCCGGCCGCGAGGAGTACCTGGCGCAGGTGCAGGAGGCTGCCCGCGAGCTGGGCGTCGCCGCGAGCGTCCGTTTCGACGGAGTGGCCGACCGCGACGGGGTGGCGGAGCGGCTCCGGCGCGCCCGCCTGGCCCTGGTGCCGTCGGCGGCCGAGACGTTCGGGCTCATCGCGCTCGAGGCCGCGGCGTCGGGGACGCCCGTGGTCGCCCGCCGGACGACCGGGCTGGTCGACGCGGTGCGCGACGCGGGGAGCGGCGTGCTGATCGACTCCGCCGACCCGGGCGAGTGGGCCGAGCGGATCCGCGAGCTGCTGGCCGACCCCGACGAGCGGGAGCGGCTGGGCCACGGAGGCGTCGCCTGGGCGGCGGCGCACAGCTGGGGTGCGGCGGCCGAGCAGCTCGACGCGCTGTACCGCGGGCTGATCCGCTAGATCGTCCCGCTAGTCGACGACCGGCACCGTGCCCGGATCGAGGCGGGCGCCGCTCGTCGAGCGGTACCAGGGGGCGAGCCGGTCGGGCGAGACCGCGACCATCGCGGCGCCGGTGAAGCCCGCGTCGTTGCCGAAGCGGGCCGGGACGATCTCGGTGCCGATGTCGAGGAAGCCGGCGAACTCGTCGAAGACGTGCGCGGCGGCGCCTCCGATCACGAACAGCTGCGGCGAGAGCAGCATCTCGAGGTGGCGGTAGTAGACGCTGAGGCGGCCCGCCCACTCCTCGAGCGTGATGCCCTCGCGGCGGACGGCCGAGAAGCCCACGCGAGGCTCGAAGTCGGGACCGTCGATGTGCACGTGGCCGAGCTCGGAGTTGGGGATCACGACGCCCTCGTGCACGAGCGCGGTGCCGATGCCCGTGCCGAGGGTCGTGAGCAGGAGCAGGCCCTCACGGTCGCGCATCGCGCCGAACTCGCGCTCGGCGACTCCGGCCGCGTCGGCGTCGTTCACGACGACCACGTCGACCCCGGTCGCCTCGGACAGCAGGGCCTGGGCGTCGAGGCCGACCCAGCGCTGCGAGACGTGGGTGGTCTGCCGGACGACGCCGCCGCGGACGATGCCGGGGAAGCCGACTCCGACGGGCGTCCCCGCGATCGGCGAGACGTCGCGGACGATGCCGGCGATCGCCGCGGCGAAGTCCTCGGGCTCCTTGCCCAGCGGGTTCGCGACGGCGAAGCGGCGGGCGGCCCTCTCTCCGGTGGTCACGTCGACGAGGGACGCCTTGATCGACGTTCCGCCGATGTCGACGCCGACGGCGAAGCGCGGGAGGACGCCGTCCTGGGGCTGGGTCACGGATGCTCCGACTGCAGAAGAGGTGGGGAAGGTGACGAGTCTACGAGTCGGAACCGTGACGGGGCTCGGAGAGGGCTGCCAGGACGTAGCGGAGGACGGGCTCGTAGAGGTGGACGGCGAGTCCGTCGTCGATCGGGACGACGACCTCGATCGAGCCCTGCGCCTCGGCCACGAACACCGCGGGGTCGTTGCAGTCGGCGATCGCGATCGTCGGCAGGCCCCGGCGGCCGGCGGCGCCCGCCCAGCCGTGATCGGCGACGACGAGGTCGGGCCGGATGCCGAGGGCGTCGAGGCGGTCGAGCAGCGCGTTCATCGGCTCGGGCGAGTGCGTGTGCATCAGGCTGCCGCCGCGGTAGACGCAGGTGACGCCGCCGGTGCACCAGAGGAACTGGTGCTCGTCGGCGAGCGGAACGCGGATGCGGTCGGCCGCCGCGAACGGGAGGGTGTTGACGTCGAGGACGCGCGCGCCCGCCTCGGTCGCGGCCGACGCCAGCCGCCGGTAGAGGTCCATCAGGGTCGCCGGGTGGGCGGTGGCGAAGAGGATCAGGTCACCGCGGCGGACGGACTCGGCGAAACGGCGGCGGTACGCGTCGAGGCGGGCGACGGTGAGGGTCGCGTCGATGCGGTCCTGCCCGCTCTCGAACGCGGGGTCCGTGCTGATGCCGACGCGCTCGCCCATCAGCGCGAGCAGCTCCGGCAGGTCCCAGTGCTCGGCGACGTCGACGCCGTACAGGTGGGCGGGATCGCGCGCGGCGAGCTTGCGCAGGTTGCCGAGGTTGCTCGACCGGTCGGTGAGCACGGCCCCGGTCAGGAGGGTGGAGTCGAGGACGGCGGCGAGGTCGGGATCGTCGGTGCGCATCGTCGCCAGGATATCGGGTGTTGACTTACCGAACAGTAGCGATATATCTTTACTGCATCGCCGACAGATCGAAGAGCACTCGCTCCGAGACGGGCGATCGGATTCCGGAAGGCGTCCACACGACCGAGAGCAGAGCAGACATGCACCCCAGGAACTTCTTCCCCGACCACGACTCCTCGCGCCACGACGGCGCGCAGCACGATTCCGGCCGTTCCGGCCACGACCACCCCGGCCGCCGTGAGCGCCGCGGCCCCGGCGGCCACGGACGCGGCTTCGGTCCCGGCTTCGGCTTCGGCCCCGGCTTCGGCGGCCCCTTCGGCGGCCCCGGCCGCGGCGGAGGACGCGCCCGCCGCGGCGACGTCCGCGCGGCCCTCCTCTCCCTCCTCGCCGAGACGACCTCGAACGGCTACGGCCTGATCAAGGCGATCGCCGAGAAGACCGGCGACGCCTGGCGCCCCAGCCCCGGCTCCGTCTACCCCACCCTCCAGCAGCTCGTCGACGAGGGCCTGATCACGGCCGTCGGCGAGGGCCGCGGCACCGAGTACCAGCTCACCGACGCGGGCGGCACCTACGTGCGCGAGCACGCCGACGAGCTCGCCGCCGCGTGGGAGGCGACTCCCGGTGCGAGCGACAGCGCCCGCGCGTTCATGGAGAACGTCGGCAAGCTGATGGGAGTGATCCAGCAGTTCCGCGGGGCGAGCGACGCCCAGCGCGCCGCGGCCTCCGAGAAGCTGGACGAGGCGCGCCGAGCGCTGTACCTCATCCTCGCGGACTGATCGGGTCCGACCGGAGGCACGGGCGTCGGGCTGCGCTCAGCGCGACGCCTCCGCCAGCCGGGCGAGGCCCTCGTCGAGCGTCACGGCCGGCGCCCACCGCAGATCGGCGCGGGTGCGGCGCTGGTCGAACCAGTGCGCGGTCGAGAGCTGCTCGGCGAGGAACCGGGTCATCGGAGGCTCGTCCTCGCCCGGGCGCACCGCCCAGATCCGCTCGACGAGCGAGCCGGCGACGCGCGCGACGGAGGCGGGCACCGACCAGCGCGGCGGCTCGACTCCGGAGGCGCGGCAGATGCCCGCGAGCAGCTCGGCGACCGGGCGCGGCTCGCCGTTCGTGACCACGTAGGCCTGCCCGTGCACCTCGGGGGCCCGGTCGAAGGCGGCGACGATCGCCGAGGCGGCGTTGTCGAGGTAGGTCGAGTCGATCAGGGCCTGCCCGTCGCCGAGCAGCGGCAGGCGCCCCGTGCGCGCCCGCTCGACGATGCGGGCCACGAGCTGCGTGTCACCGGGACCCCACACCAGGTGCGGCCGCACCGCGACCACGGCGAATCCGGGAGCGTCGGCAGCGAGGGCGAGCAGCTCGCCCCGCGCCTTCGTGCGGGCGTAGTCGCCGCGCGCGTGCTCGGGGTCGGCCGGCTCCGCGTCGTCCCCCGTGATGGAGGAGCCCGCGTGGGCCACCGACGGCGACGACACCTGCACGAAGCGCTCCACTCCGGCTCGTCGGGCGGCGGCGAGGAGGCGGCGCGTGCCGTCGACGTTCACGCGGTCGAAGTCCCCCGGGTCGCCGGCGAGCGACACCTTGGCGGCCAGGTGGACGACGCCGTCGACGCCCTCGAGCGCCTCCGCCACCGCACGGGGGTCGGTCAGCGAGCCGCGCGCGTCCTCGACCCCGGCGACTCCCGAGGGGCGGCGCTGGAAGGTGCGGACCTCGTGACCCTGCGCGGCGAGGAGGGCGGCGACCGCTCCTCCGAGCAGCCCGCTCGCTCCCGTGACCAGGACCGTCACGGTGCCGTCATCCGTCCGCCGGCGAGGATCGCACCCGCCCAGCGCGAGAGCGCCGCACGGTCGATCTTGGAGTTGTGCCGGATGTCCGTGGGCAGCGCCGGCACGACCAGCACGGCGGCGACGGGAGCGCCGACCGCGGCCCGGATGTCGGCCGCGAGCTCCGGATCGGCGAGGCGCGTTCTCGCGACGGCGTCCCTCCGCTCGATGACCGCGACGAGCTGCGCGGTGCCGCGCGGGCCGACGCCGACGATCGCGGCGCGGGCGACCGCGGCGACGCGCGCCTCGATCCGCTGCTCGGGGCCGACGGGAGTGACGACGCCCTCGGCGGTCACGACGACGTGCGGCAGTCGGCCCTCGACCCACAGCCGGCCGTCGGAGTCGACGCGCCCGACGTCGCCGGTGCGGTGCCAGCGCTCACCGGGCACGGCGCCGATGCGCGCGGCCCGGTCGGTCAGCCAGAGCCGCTCGTAGTGGTC encodes the following:
- a CDS encoding NAD-dependent epimerase/dehydratase family protein encodes the protein MTVLVTGASGLLGGAVAALLAAQGHEVRTFQRRPSGVAGVEDARGSLTDPRAVAEALEGVDGVVHLAAKVSLAGDPGDFDRVNVDGTRRLLAAARRAGVERFVQVSSPSVAHAGSSITGDDAEPADPEHARGDYARTKARGELLALAADAPGFAVVAVRPHLVWGPGDTQLVARIVERARTGRLPLLGDGQALIDSTYLDNAASAIVAAFDRAPEVHGQAYVVTNGEPRPVAELLAGICRASGVEPPRWSVPASVARVAGSLVERIWAVRPGEDEPPMTRFLAEQLSTAHWFDQRRTRADLRWAPAVTLDEGLARLAEASR
- a CDS encoding phosphatase is translated as MRTDDPDLAAVLDSTLLTGAVLTDRSSNLGNLRKLAARDPAHLYGVDVAEHWDLPELLALMGERVGISTDPAFESGQDRIDATLTVARLDAYRRRFAESVRRGDLILFATAHPATLMDLYRRLASAATEAGARVLDVNTLPFAAADRIRVPLADEHQFLWCTGGVTCVYRGGSLMHTHSPEPMNALLDRLDALGIRPDLVVADHGWAGAAGRRGLPTIAIADCNDPAVFVAEAQGSIEVVVPIDDGLAVHLYEPVLRYVLAALSEPRHGSDS
- a CDS encoding PadR family transcriptional regulator; the encoded protein is MHPRNFFPDHDSSRHDGAQHDSGRSGHDHPGRRERRGPGGHGRGFGPGFGFGPGFGGPFGGPGRGGGRARRGDVRAALLSLLAETTSNGYGLIKAIAEKTGDAWRPSPGSVYPTLQQLVDEGLITAVGEGRGTEYQLTDAGGTYVREHADELAAAWEATPGASDSARAFMENVGKLMGVIQQFRGASDAQRAAASEKLDEARRALYLILAD
- a CDS encoding glycosyltransferase gives rise to the protein MPRMAVVSAHTSPLEQPSTGDAGGMNVYLAAVLPELALRGWDVVVLTRGEESGRLAPGVEVVGVPVGAGDKYALAQAAPVFARAAAGADVVHSHYWVSGLAGALTGLPHVHSMHSSSLAKNARLAPGDSPEPPERIEAERSVLASADAVVVAGAAERADVEGGYGVDPSRVVVVPPGVDPRFRPGGGERADEIVLVGRVQPLKGQLLAVQALARIPVAERPLLRIVGGPAPGREEYLAQVQEAARELGVAASVRFDGVADRDGVAERLRRARLALVPSAAETFGLIALEAAASGTPVVARRTTGLVDAVRDAGSGVLIDSADPGEWAERIRELLADPDERERLGHGGVAWAAAHSWGAAAEQLDALYRGLIR
- a CDS encoding ROK family protein encodes the protein MTQPQDGVLPRFAVGVDIGGTSIKASLVDVTTGERAARRFAVANPLGKEPEDFAAAIAGIVRDVSPIAGTPVGVGFPGIVRGGVVRQTTHVSQRWVGLDAQALLSEATGVDVVVVNDADAAGVAEREFGAMRDREGLLLLTTLGTGIGTALVHEGVVIPNSELGHVHIDGPDFEPRVGFSAVRREGITLEEWAGRLSVYYRHLEMLLSPQLFVIGGAAAHVFDEFAGFLDIGTEIVPARFGNDAGFTGAAMVAVSPDRLAPWYRSTSGARLDPGTVPVVD